AGTGACACGCTCGATAGTGCGCAGCATGCGAATTTGGTTAGTACGAACCAGCAGGATCGCCTTACCTTTACGTCCAGCACGACCAGTACGGCCGATACGGTGGATGTATGATTCAACATCAAACGGGATGTCGTAGTTAAATACGTGAGTGATACGTGGAACGTCAAGACCACGTGCGACAACGTCGGTCGCAACCAGAATATCAATCACACCTTGCTTGATATGATCAACGGTGCGCTCACGCAGAGACTGAGGGATATCACCGTGCAGAGCCGCCGCTTTAAAGCCACGTGCACACAGCCAATCCGCTAGACGCTCAGTATCCTGACGAGTACGTACGAATACGATAGAAGCATCGGTTTCTTCGGTTTCAAGCAGACGAGCCATCGCTTCATCTTTCTCTACACCTTTTACTACCCAGTATTGTTGCTCAACTTTAGCCACAGTTTGGTTAGAACCGGCTACGTCAACACACTCTGGGTTACGTAGGAAACGCTCAACGATCTCTTTTACCATTGGAGGCATAGTTGCAGAGAACAGTACGCGTTGTGCTGATTCTGGAGCTTGCTCCATGATCCAAGTTACGTCATCAACGAAGCCCATTTTGAGCATTTCGTCTGCTTCATCAAGGATGAAAGTATGACATTCGTCTAGGTGTAGACGATCACGAGTGATCAGATCTTTTACGCGGCCCGGCGTACCCACAACAATGTGAGCGCCAGATTTCAGAGCGCGCATCTGATCAAGAATTGAAGCACCACCGTAGATTTCAAGAACCTTCAGGCCTTTGATGTTTTGGCCAAGGTTTTTGATCTCAGCCGCTACCTGAATCGCCAGCTCACGCGTTGGCGCCATAACGATAGCTTGTGGCTTGTGTTGAGACAGATTAAGTTTGTTCAGCAGAGGCAGTGAGAATGCCGCTGTTTTACCCGTACCTGTTTGCGCTTTACCCAGTGCATCACGACCTTCGAGCAGAACAGGAATCGCTGCTGCTTGGATAGGTGTAGGTGATACAAAGCCCATTTCGGTTAGGGCAGAAAGGATGGCGCTGTTCAGTGCTAAATCACTGAATTGAATTGCAGTATCTTGCATGGGGATCCCACTAAATGAAGAAATAACCAAGGTCCCACGTGCTCTACCATTTCCAACCAATCCAATGAATTGCTGAGTCCGTTCAGATGCGGATAAGTATTAAAACGCATCAAGCCGCTAGGGACATATAAGGGACGCGGATTATTCCTTAAAAGCATAAAAAAAGCTAGGAAAAATTGAATTTCATCACAAAATTTTCTTAGCAAAGGAAAAATGACGCCTCATTGACCGAAAAAACCCTTCAAAACACCAAATCTGCTGACAATTTCAGCGAATAAATAAACAGCCAACGATGCTCGAACTCACGTTTTCGGTAGTAATCCAGTCCCTCAATGATTATAGTGTGCCCAACTCAAACGGTTAGATAAAAAAGATGTTCCAAGACAATCCGCTCCTCGCGCAGCTTAAGCAAAAAATCCAAGAAACCCTGCCTAAAAAAGAAGGCACCATCAAAGCCAGTGACAAAGGTTTTGGTTTCCTCGAAGTCGATAGCAAAACCAGCTACTTTGTTCCGCCACCTTATATGAAGAAGTGTATGCATGGCGACAAAGTCGTGGCTTTCATCCGCACCGAAAATGAACGTGAAGTCGCAGAGCCTTCTGAGCTTATCGAACAATCACTGACTCGTTTCATTGGCCGCGTAAAGCTATTTAAAGGCAAACTGAACGTTGCGCCCGATCATCCACAACTGAAAAAGATGTCGCTGAAGGCAAAAACCAAGAAAGGCCTCAACGAAGCTGACTTCCAAGAAGGTGACTGGGTGGTTGCTCATCTTGTCCGCCACCCTCTTAAAGGTGACGACGGTTTCTTCGCGCAGATCTCACACAAAATCACCGATGCCAATGACAAGATTGCACCTTGGTGGGTGACGTTAGCCGAAAATGATCTGCCTAACAGCGAGCCTGCGGGTATTGACGACTGGCAACTGAAAGATGATGCCGACTTGGTTCGTGAAGATCTGACCGCACTGCCTTTTGTAACGATCGATGGTGAATCAACCAAAGATATGGATGATGCACTGTACGCACAACAATTGCCTAATGGTGACTTTGCGCTGACTATCGCGATTGCCGATCCAACCGCTTACATCACGCCAGAAGATGAGATGGATAAAGTGGCACGCGAGCGTGGCTTTACCATTTATTTGCCGGGTCGCAACATTCCAATGTTGCCGCGTGATCTGGCTGATGAGCTTTGCTCACTGATGGAAAACCAAGTTCGTCCTGCGCTGTGCTGCTCAGTCACTATCAGTAAAGATGGCGTGATTGGCGATGATATTCGCTTCTTCTCAGCCAACATCAAATCACATGCACGTCTGGTTTACGACCATGTTTCTGACTGGTTGGAAACTGGCAGCTCGGAGCAATGGCAACCAAGCGAAGAAATCGCCCAAGTGGTGCGTGATCTGTATGCCTTCTCACAAGCACGCGCTAACTGGCGTGAAACCCATGCCGTGGTGTTCCCAGATCGCCCAGACTACCGTTTTGAACTGAGTGCCGATAACGATGTGGTGGCGATCCATGCGGATATGCGCCGCACCGCCAACCGTTTGGTTGAAGAGTCGATGATCACCGCAAACATCTGTGCAGGTAAAACGCTGCAAGCGACATTCGGTTTAGGTGTATTCAATACCCATGCTGGTTTCAAAGCCGAGAAAATGGCCGATGTGGTGGAATTGATGGCAGCACACGGTGCACCGAATGCCGATGCTGAAACGCTGGCAACGGTGGAAGGCTTTGCTGCTCTGCGCCGCTGGCTAGCAACACAAGAAACCAGCTACCTCGATAACCGTATTCGTAAGTACCAGAGCTATAGTGAGATTGGCAACCAGCCTCTCCCCCACTTCGCGATGGGTCTTGATGTGTATGCAACTTGGACTTCACCGATTCGTAAATACGGCGACATGATTAACCACCGTCTGCTGAAAGCACACATTCTGGGCAAAGCCCCTGTGCAGACGCCGGATGAGACTGTTGGTGAAGAACTTGCACTGCATCGTAAACACCACAAAATTGCCGAACGTAATGTGGCAGATTGGCTCTATGCGCGCACACTGGCCGATGAGCCAGCGAAAGAAACTCGCTTCCAAGCCGAGATCTTTGACATCAACCGTCCGGGCATGCGTGTTCGCTTACTCGAAAACGGCGCAATGGCCTTTATTCCAGGATCTCTGATCCTCGATAACAAAGAGCGCATCGAGTGTAATGGCGAAGAAGGTACGGTATTGATTGATAAAGAAGTGGTGTACAAACTCGGTGATGTGCTGGAAATCGTTCTTTCTGAAGTGAATCAAGAAAACCGCAGTTTAGTGGGTAAGCCAACGCAAGTGTTTGCCGATCTAACAGTAGAGACTTCTGAAGCGACAATCGATAAGCCAGCAGAGCAAGCTTAATCAGCTTTGACTGTGTCACAGGGCGATGGATTATCCATCGCCCTTTTGTTTACCCATTCGATCAGGCTACATAACCGCATTTTCCGTAGAAATACAATTATCATCCGCATAAAGACCTTACTTAATATCCGTACTTATTTAATATCCGTGCTTATTTAAAACCCTGATGAATACGCCTCTTTCACTCTTCTACATTATCAATAACACCTCATTTAAAATGGTGAAAATCATCCTCTCAGCACTAACTTATTGCTGATAACTCTATCGCGATTTTGATTTTTTATTTTGAATATCGGTGCTAATAACGTTAATCTGCCTTTAAGCTATTGGTGACAATAACTCATATTAAATAACAAGTTCATCAATTAATCATTAATGATAATGAAGCTTTCTCTATAGAGGTAGAGCTTCATCATGATAAATTAACAGAACACAATTATACACGTCATTGGATCCTATAAAACCTATGTTAAATTCATCTTATCCAATCAAATTAAATATAGAAAACTGGTATGCAAACTCCGCTGGTATAAATAGCCAAGATGCATGGAAGAAATGGGCAGTGACGGATCGTTATCCAGACGATCTAGAATGCTCATTTCATCATATTCCCGCAATGATGCGACGTAGGATGAGTGAGGTCAGCAAGCATGCCGTTCAAACCGCGAGTGAACTGCTTAACCAAACACAGGTTGATTATTTAGTCTTCTCTAGCCGGCACGGGGAGCTGCACCGCAGCAATATTCTGATCAAGGAGATATTGCTAGGACAGGAAGCATCACCAATGGCATTTTCTCAAACTGTGCACAACACGGCCGCAGGATTAACTACGATTGCAACTCAAAAAGCGATCCCATTAACCTCCATTTCAGCTGGTGAGAATACATTCCACAGCGCACTCATCGAAGCTTACGGCTTTTTACAACAAAATCCGGGCGCAAAAGTGCTACTGCTCGATTTTGATGAAACCCTACCAGAGGATTATCAGCAGTATGAATATCAAACCTATCGTGCTTACGCATTGGGATTAATCCTCACTCTGAGTGAAGAACCTATTCATTGGTCAACAGCGGCAGATCCGAGGAATACAAACACGCAACCACAAGCTCTACAATTTTTAAAACAGCTATTATTAGATGGAGAAACACTCGTTAGAAAATGAGTTAATTATAAATAATTAACCTTGTTTCTTTATGTGTTACTTGCCTCGCAATTAATTGAATTTGACTATTTTGTTAAGACAACCATATGGGATACTCTATCGAAAACTAGCATTTTCAATACTGTGAATCACATCCTATGAATAATGCTATTTATCCAGTATGGTCAAACAAACTATATCTTTTAATGGATAAAATTATATTAAAGAGATATTGAGCTAATACTCATTATTTAGTATCAACATAGAATCCAAACTACAAAATGACTTCATTTATTAATATTTATTTCTAATCAAAAATTTAGGTTGGTAAAAATGGAACAGCTACACAACGAAATCAAACAACTCATCATAGACTCACTCAATCTTGAAGATATCACGATTGACGATATTGAAACTGAATCCCCTTTATTTGGTGATGGACTTGGATTGGATTCTATTGATGCGTTAGAGCTTGGTTTGGCACTCAAAAAGAAATACAACATTGTTATTGATGCTGATGATAATAACACTCGTCAACACTTTGCCTCGGTCGCTAAATTGGCAAGTTATGTTTCTTCACAAAACACGCTTTAACCCATAGACCATTCAGGATCTGTTGTTATTTTGCAACGTAGTGATCACTCTCTGTATCGATATCCCAACGTTGCAAATTCGAGCTTTGTATCCTCACTCTACTTGGCCTAACCGGTTACTGGGGAGTAAATAGCAACAGATTCTTCTTGATTGGTAAATGAATCATGCATCAATGGGTTCACAGGGACTGAACACGATATGAGCCAACTTCCACAATATCTTTCTTTGTCAGCACTATTTATGGTTGGTCGAACTTGCGATCATATTGTTGCGTTTAGCGCGGAGAAAGAGATCCATTGGTCGCAATTTTCTGCTGATGTCAGCGCCCTTGGAAAACGCATCCGTGCTCATGCAGCGCAACATATCGCCCTATGTAGCTCTGACAGTTACTTATTTGCCGTGGGATTTTTTGCTATCGCCTACAGCCAAAAATCATTAGTCCTCCCAAGCAACTACCAACCTGCGGCGCTAACGGAGCTAAGCTCGGAATTTGATCTTTTACTGTGCGACCAAGAGATAGCTCACTCCATTTCTCTCGAACATCTGTTGATTAAGTCCGATGAACGGCATCCTGCCCCCGATGGTTTAGCGTTCGATATCAATACCATCGACTTGACCCTATTTACCTCTGGATCCAGTGGTGCACCGAAAGCGATCCGCAAAACATTTCAACAACTCGAGACTGAAATCAACATTCTGCAGCAGTTGTTTGGACATAATTTTCAGCCATGTCGATTTGAAAGTACCGTCTCTCACCAACATATTTACGGCTTACTGTTTCGATTGCTCTGGCCTTTATGTGCTGGCCATCCTTTCGCGCGCTTCAATCTCGAATTTCCAGAACAACTGATTACGCATGCTGGCAAAAATGTCATTTTGATCAGCAGTCCCGCTCTGCTCAAACGTTTAGCCACACAGTACCAGCACGCACCTTTTGCGGCGGTTTTCTCTTCAGGTGGACCGCTGACTCAGGAGGCGGCACATCATGCTTATCAGCTCTTTGGCCAGTGGCCGATGGAGGTGTATGGCAGTACAGAAACAGGGGGCATTGCCTACCGACAACAGTTCTACCCAACTCAACCTTGGTCCGTTTTTCCCGGTATCTCGATACAACTTAATGAAGAGCACTGTTTGTGTTTGCTCTCACCACATATTGACCCACACCACTGGTATCAAACGGCCGACCAATGTGAACTGTTGAATGATCGACAATTTATTCTCAAAGGGCGCACCGATCGCGTCATCAAGTTAGAGGAAAAGCGCATCTCTCTTACTGAAGTGGAAAAACGTCTCGAACAACTGCCATGGATTACAGAATGTGCCGTTATCCCGTTACAAGACGAGGATCGCTTAATTCTGGCTTCAGTGCTGGTTTTGAGCCCAGAAGGGGAACAACTGGCCACACAAATTGGCAACGGAAAATTCTGGTTACACCTACGCAATGAGCTTCGCCAATGGTTAGAGCCGATTGCAGTGCCACGTCGTTTCCGTGTGGCATCGCACATTCCACTCAATAGCCAAGGTAAGCGGCTTAGCAGAGAAATCGAACAATGTTTCCAAACACCACCTTTATCCGTGAATTAAACGTTATGGCTATAAAAAGAAAACCAACGGTGCTCTCTGTTGTCATCAATTCCGCTGAAACATCACCGACTGCGGAAGCCACACTAAGGCTGCGCGCCGATCACGACATTCTGGATTTCTCAGGGCATTTTTCTCAATTCCCACTTTTGCCAGGTGTCACTCAAATCGATTGGGCCATTTTCTATGCTCAAGACATTCTGCATGTTCCTAGCGCATTTCAGGGTATGGAGGTGATTAAATTTCAAGAGCCGATTCTGCCTGATGCAGAAATTGCTCTGCACCTAAAGTGGGATGCCGAAAAACTCAAATTACACTTTGCCTACCATTCTGAGCGCGATGGTCAACTCATCGCGCACTCTTCAGGCAAGGTGCAATTAGCCAACAGCAACCAGAGACTTTAACAATCGAAATACAACAACTCGCTTAATGTTTGAGCGTACACACAACTGCCCCTTTGTAGCGGCATCACTTTTTCGACTATGGGAATCGGACAGAACCACACTATGACTACGCAAACCTTAAATAACATTACCTTTGGCCAAGGTCGGCTGACGATTGAAGACGTCAGCGCAATCGCTCAAGGAGCGAAGGCGAGCTTAAACCCATCCGCTGAGTTCACCGCAAAAATTGATCGCGGTGTCGCTTTCTTAGAAAAACTGCTTAAGGAAGAAGGCGTGATATACGGTGTCACCACCGGTTATGGCGACTCTTGTACCGTTGCGATTCCAGCACAATTAGTCGAAGACCTCCCACTCCATCTCACCCGCTTTCACGGATGTGGTCTGGGTAAAGTCTTAACCCATGAGCAGGCGAGAGCCGTATTGGCCACTCGCCTTTGTTCTCTTGCACAAGGTGTTTCGGGTGTTAGCCACGAACTTCTGAGCCAAATCGTGACCTTGATTAACTACGATATTGCACCGCGCATTCCTGAAGAAGGATCGGTCGGCGCAAGTGGTGACCTTACGCCACTCTCCTATCTGGCGGCGACATTAATTGGTGAGCGTGATGTTCTCTACCGAGGTGAAGAAAGACCTACTGCAGAGGTATTTGCTGAGCTAGGCATAGAACCGATAAAGCTGCGCCCAAAAGAAGGTCTTGCCCTGATGAATGGGACATCGGTGATGACAGCACTAGCTTGCCTTGCGTATAAGCGTGCCGAGTATTTAACCCAACTCAGCACCAAGATCACCGCCATGGTTTCAGTGGCGATGCAAGGTAATGACTTCCATTTTGATGAAGCTCTGTTTGCCGTTAAACCACACCCAGGTCAGCAGAAAGTTGCCGCTTGGCTACGCTCTGATTTACAAGCAGAACGCCCCCCCATGAATAGCGACCGCTTACAAGATCGTTACTCGTTGCGCTGCGCTCCTCATGTGATCGGCATGGTGCAAGATGCACTGCCTTGGTTACGTCAGCTGATTGAAAATGAGCTCAACAGCGCTAACGACAACCCAATCATCGATGGTGATAACGAACGTGTTCTGCATGGTGGTCACTTTTACGGCGGCCATATCGCAATGGCCATGGATACACTGAAAACCGCCATCGCTAATTTGGCCGACCTATTAGATCGCCAAATGGCACAGCTCATGGACTACAAATTCAATAACGGCTTGCCATTTAACCTCAGTGGTGCTGAAGGAAGCCGCAAACCTATCAACCACGGCTTCAAAGCGGTACAAATCGGCATCTCAGCTTGGACGGCAGAAGCATTAAAACACACCATGCCTGCAAGCGTATTTTCACGCTCCACCGAGTGCCATAACCAAGACAAAGTTAGCATGGGCACCATTGCCGCTCGCGATTGTTTACGTGTTTTGGAGTTAACCGAACAAGTCGCTGCAGCTTCTCTGTTAGCTGCAACGCAAGCGATTGAAATTCGCCATCGTCGTAATGAGTTAAACCAACAACACTTGAGTGCACCGCTGCAAGCTATGTGTGCCAATGTTTGGGAAGAGTTTGATTTTGTCAGCGAAGATCGTCCATTAGAGAAAGATCTGCGTCACTTCATCGCTCGCATTCAGCAGCGTCACTGGTCACTCTACTAGAGGTCATATGGCGAACATACTTTATCCACTAGAAGCTCAAGTGACTCTCGTCACTTCGTTTCAAGATGCCGATCCCATGGGCGTGATTTATCACGGCAACTATTTTCGCTTCTTCGAAGAGGCTCGCCGGGCCATGATGGAAAAAATCGATTATGGCTATCGG
This genomic window from Vibrio mimicus contains:
- a CDS encoding DEAD/DEAH box helicase, translating into MQDTAIQFSDLALNSAILSALTEMGFVSPTPIQAAAIPVLLEGRDALGKAQTGTGKTAAFSLPLLNKLNLSQHKPQAIVMAPTRELAIQVAAEIKNLGQNIKGLKVLEIYGGASILDQMRALKSGAHIVVGTPGRVKDLITRDRLHLDECHTFILDEADEMLKMGFVDDVTWIMEQAPESAQRVLFSATMPPMVKEIVERFLRNPECVDVAGSNQTVAKVEQQYWVVKGVEKDEAMARLLETEETDASIVFVRTRQDTERLADWLCARGFKAAALHGDIPQSLRERTVDHIKQGVIDILVATDVVARGLDVPRITHVFNYDIPFDVESYIHRIGRTGRAGRKGKAILLVRTNQIRMLRTIERVTRSSMEEIQLPHRDKVAESRLTKLGQELAADKEFSSLERFAELVEKLQASLEIDSTTLAAILLKRQQGKRPLFYVGADPMIEAMEREKSRRRERRDDRRDGDRPARREFGGRDQENHDWATYQLQVGRDQGVQVKDIVGALANELGLTKGSIGAIKLAQGHTFVQLPKAMSSDVSSKLRKLRIRQKEVGAVVCDFDDFRESRGGARREGGPRRDGGRRPEGNREGGFRGGREGGREGGRGRGGEGRPFREGERRFERNRSGESSGSYRGERGHSRRREEA
- the rnb gene encoding exoribonuclease II, with product MFQDNPLLAQLKQKIQETLPKKEGTIKASDKGFGFLEVDSKTSYFVPPPYMKKCMHGDKVVAFIRTENEREVAEPSELIEQSLTRFIGRVKLFKGKLNVAPDHPQLKKMSLKAKTKKGLNEADFQEGDWVVAHLVRHPLKGDDGFFAQISHKITDANDKIAPWWVTLAENDLPNSEPAGIDDWQLKDDADLVREDLTALPFVTIDGESTKDMDDALYAQQLPNGDFALTIAIADPTAYITPEDEMDKVARERGFTIYLPGRNIPMLPRDLADELCSLMENQVRPALCCSVTISKDGVIGDDIRFFSANIKSHARLVYDHVSDWLETGSSEQWQPSEEIAQVVRDLYAFSQARANWRETHAVVFPDRPDYRFELSADNDVVAIHADMRRTANRLVEESMITANICAGKTLQATFGLGVFNTHAGFKAEKMADVVELMAAHGAPNADAETLATVEGFAALRRWLATQETSYLDNRIRKYQSYSEIGNQPLPHFAMGLDVYATWTSPIRKYGDMINHRLLKAHILGKAPVQTPDETVGEELALHRKHHKIAERNVADWLYARTLADEPAKETRFQAEIFDINRPGMRVRLLENGAMAFIPGSLILDNKERIECNGEEGTVLIDKEVVYKLGDVLEIVLSEVNQENRSLVGKPTQVFADLTVETSEATIDKPAEQA
- a CDS encoding beta-ketoacyl synthase chain length factor, which encodes MLNSSYPIKLNIENWYANSAGINSQDAWKKWAVTDRYPDDLECSFHHIPAMMRRRMSEVSKHAVQTASELLNQTQVDYLVFSSRHGELHRSNILIKEILLGQEASPMAFSQTVHNTAAGLTTIATQKAIPLTSISAGENTFHSALIEAYGFLQQNPGAKVLLLDFDETLPEDYQQYEYQTYRAYALGLILTLSEEPIHWSTAADPRNTNTQPQALQFLKQLLLDGETLVRK
- a CDS encoding phosphopantetheine-binding protein codes for the protein MEQLHNEIKQLIIDSLNLEDITIDDIETESPLFGDGLGLDSIDALELGLALKKKYNIVIDADDNNTRQHFASVAKLASYVSSQNTL
- a CDS encoding AMP-binding protein; its protein translation is MSQLPQYLSLSALFMVGRTCDHIVAFSAEKEIHWSQFSADVSALGKRIRAHAAQHIALCSSDSYLFAVGFFAIAYSQKSLVLPSNYQPAALTELSSEFDLLLCDQEIAHSISLEHLLIKSDERHPAPDGLAFDINTIDLTLFTSGSSGAPKAIRKTFQQLETEINILQQLFGHNFQPCRFESTVSHQHIYGLLFRLLWPLCAGHPFARFNLEFPEQLITHAGKNVILISSPALLKRLATQYQHAPFAAVFSSGGPLTQEAAHHAYQLFGQWPMEVYGSTETGGIAYRQQFYPTQPWSVFPGISIQLNEEHCLCLLSPHIDPHHWYQTADQCELLNDRQFILKGRTDRVIKLEEKRISLTEVEKRLEQLPWITECAVIPLQDEDRLILASVLVLSPEGEQLATQIGNGKFWLHLRNELRQWLEPIAVPRRFRVASHIPLNSQGKRLSREIEQCFQTPPLSVN
- a CDS encoding 3-hydroxyacyl-ACP dehydratase, translated to MAIKRKPTVLSVVINSAETSPTAEATLRLRADHDILDFSGHFSQFPLLPGVTQIDWAIFYAQDILHVPSAFQGMEVIKFQEPILPDAEIALHLKWDAEKLKLHFAYHSERDGQLIAHSSGKVQLANSNQRL
- a CDS encoding HAL/PAL/TAL family ammonia-lyase, which codes for MTTQTLNNITFGQGRLTIEDVSAIAQGAKASLNPSAEFTAKIDRGVAFLEKLLKEEGVIYGVTTGYGDSCTVAIPAQLVEDLPLHLTRFHGCGLGKVLTHEQARAVLATRLCSLAQGVSGVSHELLSQIVTLINYDIAPRIPEEGSVGASGDLTPLSYLAATLIGERDVLYRGEERPTAEVFAELGIEPIKLRPKEGLALMNGTSVMTALACLAYKRAEYLTQLSTKITAMVSVAMQGNDFHFDEALFAVKPHPGQQKVAAWLRSDLQAERPPMNSDRLQDRYSLRCAPHVIGMVQDALPWLRQLIENELNSANDNPIIDGDNERVLHGGHFYGGHIAMAMDTLKTAIANLADLLDRQMAQLMDYKFNNGLPFNLSGAEGSRKPINHGFKAVQIGISAWTAEALKHTMPASVFSRSTECHNQDKVSMGTIAARDCLRVLELTEQVAAASLLAATQAIEIRHRRNELNQQHLSAPLQAMCANVWEEFDFVSEDRPLEKDLRHFIARIQQRHWSLY